The Acidobacteriota bacterium DNA segment CTGGGACATGTTCGGCATCCGCTTCCGGGGGCATCCGAATCTGAAGCGGATTCTCATGTACGAGGGATTCGAGGGACACCCGCTCCGCAAAGACTATCCGATCAAGAAGCGTCAGCCGCTGATCGGACCCATGAATTGAGGATGTATGGCGGACGACATGAAGCAGGAACCCGCGGTCGAACGCCGCGACAACCCGGTGGCGGCCGCCGCCGAGGACGACGATGCCCGCCGGATGGTAATCAACATCGGCCCGTCGCATCCGGCGATGCACGGCATCATCCGCATCATGACCGAGCTCGAAGGGGAGACGGTCCGCAAGGCCGAGATCGAAATCGGCTACCTGCACCGGGCGTTCGAGAAGAGCGCCGAGCACGTGGGCTGGAACGGCGTCATGCCGTACACCGACCGGCTGAATTACGTCTCGCCTCTGATCAATAACTTCGGGTACTGCATGGCAGTGGAGAAACTGATGGGCATCCGTCCGCCGGAGCGGGCGGAGTACATCCGCACCCTCATGGCCGAGCTGTCCCGCGTCGGCGACCACCTCACCTGCGTCGGCGCCTCGGCCATGGAGCTGAACGCCTTCACCGCGTTTCTTTACTTCATGGCCGCCCGCGAACTCATCTACGAGCTGGTGGAAGACGTCACCGGCGCCCGAATCACCATCGCCTACGGCCGGGTGGGCGGCGTCCGCGCCGACCTCCCTGAGGGGTTCATCCCAAAGGCGCTCGGTTTCTTTAAGACCATCCGGAAGAACATCGCCGAGGTGCACGGCCTGCTGACTCGCAACCGGATCTTCTACGACCGGATGCGCGACACCGGTGTGATCTGCGCCGCCGACGCCCTCGACTACGGCATCATGGGCCCCTTCCTCCGCAGCACCGGAGTCGCCCACGACCTACGCAAGGCTGAACCGTACCACATGTACTCCCGGGTGGAATTCACCGTGCCCACCGGCACACGGGGCGACAACTACGACCGGTACCTCGTCCGAATGGAGGAAATGGAGCAGAGCCTGCGCATCTGCGAGCAGTGCTTCAAGCAGATGGAGCCCGGCGCCCATCAGGCGGACATCCCGCCCGAGTACATCGACGCCAACCAGATGGTGGACGCGGCCAAGCATGCCCAAACCGAATGTCTGATCGACCGGGAGGCCCGCCTCAGCCCGAACATGGAGGGGCAGGAGCACCGCCACAAACGCCAGGTGATCGCCGACGACAAAACCGCGGCCATGCCCTCTCTGGGCAAGACGTACGGCAACATCGAGTCGCTGATGAACCATTTCATGCTCGTCATGAACTGTCACGGCATTCGTCCGCCCGCCGGCGAGGCCTACGCCGCGGTGGAGGGCGCCAACGGCGAGCTGGGTTTCTACGTGGTGAGCGATGGCACCGGCTATCCCTACCGGGTGCGGGTGCATCCGCCTTGCTTCCCCATTCTGGCATCACTAGAGAAAGTCCTGGTTGGCGGCATGGTGGCCGACATCATCGCCACCTTCGGCAGTGTCAACATGATCGGTGGAGAGCTGGACCGGTGAGCCGGTCGACCACCGGCCGGCACGCGCAAGGATGACGTCATGGAGCTTTCGGACCAGTTGAAACAGACTCTCGACGCGCTCAAGGAACAGTTCCCGAAGGGGCTCAGCGTTCTGATGCCCGCCCTGCACGCCGTCCAGGCGGAGCACAACCACATCCCACCGGAGCTGGAGCAGCCGCTCGCCGCCTATCTGGGCGTCCCCGCCGAGATCGTCCATGAGGTGAGCACGTTTTATTTCATGTTCCACACCCGGCCGGTGGGCCGCCACCACATCTACATCTGCGGCAATCTGTCCTGCTGGCTGCGCGGCGCCGAGACGCTGCGCGACCACCTGGCCGATCGTCTGGGTATCCAGCCGGGCGAAACGACATCCGACGGCCGGGTCACCCTGTCGGTGGTCGAGTGTCTCGGCATGTGCGACCACGCCCCGGTCATGCTGCTGGACGGCGAGTTCCACCCGGACCTGACGGTGGAGAAAGTCGACCGGATTCTGGCCGGTCTGTCATAGAGGACTATGAGCGAACGCATCCTGAGCAAGCGGTTCGGACTGGCGGATTCCCACACCATCGGGGTCTACGAAGCCACCGGCGGCTACGCCACGGCGCGGCGGGTGCTACAGGAGCTGACGCCGGCCCAGGTGACCGACGAGGTAAAGAAGTCGAACCTGCGCGGCCGCGGCGGCGCAGGTTTTCCGACCGGCTTGAAGTGGTCCTTCATCCCCAGAGACACAGACCGGCCGGTGTACCTGTGCGTTAACGCCGACGAGAGCGAGCCGGGCACGTTCAAGGACCGGCACATCATGGAGCAGGATCCTCACCTGCTGTTGGAAGGGATCATTATCTCCGCCTACGCCATCGGCTGCCACCAGGCGTACATTTACATCCGCGGCGAGTACATTCCCCAGATCCGCCGGCTGCGGGCGGCCATCCAGGAAGCCTACGGCCGGGGCTGTCTCGGCCGGCGGATTCTTGGCAGCGGCTTCGACCTCGAGGTCGCGGTCTTCACCGGCGCCGGGGCGTACATCTGCGGCGAGGAGACGGCGCTCCTCGAATCGCTCGAGGGGAAGAAGGGATATCCGCGTCTGAAACCGCCCTTCCCCGCCGTGGTGGGCCTGTACGGCTGCCCCACCATCATCAACAACGTCGAGACGCTGGCGAACGTGCCTGCGATTCTGGAGAAGGGCGGCGACTGGTTCGCCGCCGTCGGCGCGAACAGCAGCGGCGGCACCCGCCTCTTCGGTGTAAGCGGCCACGTGACCCGGCCGGGCGTTTACGAGCGCCCCATGGGCTATTCCCTCAAGCAGTTGATCTTCAAGGATGCCGGCGGCATTCTCGACGGGCGCACCCTCAAGGCGGTCATTCCCGGCGGCTCGTCGGTACCGGTGCTGCGCGCCGACGAGATCGACATCGCCCTCGATTTCGAAAGCGTCGCTGCCGCCGGCTCCATGCTGGGATCGGCCGGCGTAATCGTCATGCACGACGGCACCTGCATGGTCCGGGCCTTGCAGCGCCTGATCCATTTTTACAAGGACGAGTCGTGCGGCCAGTGTTCGCCGTGCCGGGAGGGAACCGGCTGGCTGCTCAAGATCATCAACCGGATCATCCGCGGCGACGGCCGGCCCGAGGACGTCGACGTGATGCGCGACGTCGCCGAAGGTATCCTGGGGAACACGATCTGCCCGCTGGGTGACGCCGCGGCCCTGCCGGTCATCAGCTTCGTGACGAAATTTCGCGACGAGTTCGAGCACTTCGTCCGGCACAAGCGGTCCGCAGTGCTCGCGCCGGTCAAATAGCCATGGACAAGGTCACCGTCACCATCAACGGACGCTCCTTCGAAGCCAGGCCCGGCCAGTCGGTCCTGCAAACCGCCCTGGAAAACGGCATTCACATCCCGCACTACTGCTTCCATCCCGGCTTACCGGTCGCGGGCAACTGCCGGATGTGCCTCGTCGAGATCGAAGGCGTTCCGAAGCTGCAGATCGCGTGCGGTACGACGGTGCGCGACGGCATGGTGATCCGGTCCGACAA contains these protein-coding regions:
- a CDS encoding NADH-quinone oxidoreductase subunit D; translated protein: MKQEPAVERRDNPVAAAAEDDDARRMVINIGPSHPAMHGIIRIMTELEGETVRKAEIEIGYLHRAFEKSAEHVGWNGVMPYTDRLNYVSPLINNFGYCMAVEKLMGIRPPERAEYIRTLMAELSRVGDHLTCVGASAMELNAFTAFLYFMAARELIYELVEDVTGARITIAYGRVGGVRADLPEGFIPKALGFFKTIRKNIAEVHGLLTRNRIFYDRMRDTGVICAADALDYGIMGPFLRSTGVAHDLRKAEPYHMYSRVEFTVPTGTRGDNYDRYLVRMEEMEQSLRICEQCFKQMEPGAHQADIPPEYIDANQMVDAAKHAQTECLIDREARLSPNMEGQEHRHKRQVIADDKTAAMPSLGKTYGNIESLMNHFMLVMNCHGIRPPAGEAYAAVEGANGELGFYVVSDGTGYPYRVRVHPPCFPILASLEKVLVGGMVADIIATFGSVNMIGGELDR
- a CDS encoding NAD(P)H-dependent oxidoreductase subunit E, whose translation is MELSDQLKQTLDALKEQFPKGLSVLMPALHAVQAEHNHIPPELEQPLAAYLGVPAEIVHEVSTFYFMFHTRPVGRHHIYICGNLSCWLRGAETLRDHLADRLGIQPGETTSDGRVTLSVVECLGMCDHAPVMLLDGEFHPDLTVEKVDRILAGLS
- the nuoF gene encoding NADH-quinone oxidoreductase subunit NuoF translates to MSERILSKRFGLADSHTIGVYEATGGYATARRVLQELTPAQVTDEVKKSNLRGRGGAGFPTGLKWSFIPRDTDRPVYLCVNADESEPGTFKDRHIMEQDPHLLLEGIIISAYAIGCHQAYIYIRGEYIPQIRRLRAAIQEAYGRGCLGRRILGSGFDLEVAVFTGAGAYICGEETALLESLEGKKGYPRLKPPFPAVVGLYGCPTIINNVETLANVPAILEKGGDWFAAVGANSSGGTRLFGVSGHVTRPGVYERPMGYSLKQLIFKDAGGILDGRTLKAVIPGGSSVPVLRADEIDIALDFESVAAAGSMLGSAGVIVMHDGTCMVRALQRLIHFYKDESCGQCSPCREGTGWLLKIINRIIRGDGRPEDVDVMRDVAEGILGNTICPLGDAAALPVISFVTKFRDEFEHFVRHKRSAVLAPVK